From a region of the Streptomyces venezuelae genome:
- a CDS encoding PfkB family carbohydrate kinase, giving the protein MAAEADTRYDVLVLGEVLVEIHAGTALREAADGTPARISYSGDALNAAAAAAAAGARTALLAVIGDDELGVPLLNRAAGLGVDVSHVRRAPHPNGAYLLCADTDGDREFVYWRTRSAGSTLGPRHIASWHELLTRCGALVTSGITGALSPSSRDAVLAAARLVHGAGGHLTYDPNFRSRLTGRDEARELLARIAPLTGLLKTSCPADAQALVGTADPRTAAARCRALGARTVAVTAGAGRLLLDDGTRAVYHAVPGNPEPVDATGAGDCFTGTTTARLVLGDTLADAVAYGAAAASLSVSGRGGTGRVPAFSETAALAASHRRAPSRGSGPSRTAGE; this is encoded by the coding sequence GTGGCCGCGGAGGCAGACACCCGCTACGACGTCCTCGTACTCGGCGAGGTCCTCGTCGAGATCCACGCGGGCACCGCCCTGCGTGAGGCCGCCGACGGAACCCCCGCCCGTATCTCCTACTCCGGGGACGCCCTCAACGCGGCGGCCGCCGCGGCCGCGGCAGGCGCCCGTACGGCCCTGCTCGCCGTCATCGGCGACGACGAACTCGGCGTCCCGCTGCTGAACCGGGCCGCCGGACTCGGCGTGGACGTCTCCCACGTCCGCCGCGCCCCGCACCCCAACGGTGCCTACCTGCTCTGCGCCGACACCGACGGCGACCGCGAGTTCGTCTACTGGCGCACCCGCAGCGCGGGTTCCACCCTCGGGCCCCGCCACATCGCGTCCTGGCACGAGCTGCTGACCCGCTGCGGAGCACTCGTGACCAGCGGCATCACCGGCGCCCTCTCACCGAGCAGCCGCGACGCCGTACTGGCCGCGGCCCGCCTCGTGCACGGGGCCGGCGGTCACCTGACCTACGACCCGAACTTCCGGTCGCGGCTGACCGGCCGGGACGAGGCGCGCGAGCTGCTCGCCCGGATCGCTCCGCTGACCGGGCTGCTCAAGACCTCCTGCCCGGCCGACGCGCAGGCCCTCGTGGGCACCGCCGACCCGCGCACCGCCGCGGCCCGCTGCCGCGCCCTGGGCGCCCGTACGGTCGCGGTCACCGCGGGCGCCGGACGGCTGCTGCTGGACGACGGCACACGGGCGGTGTACCACGCCGTGCCGGGCAATCCCGAGCCCGTGGACGCGACCGGGGCAGGGGACTGTTTCACCGGCACGACCACCGCCCGGCTCGTCCTCGGGGACACCCTCGCGGACGCCGTGGCCTACGGCGCGGCCGCCGCCTCCCTGTCCGTCTCCGGCCGTGGCGGCACCGGGCGCGTCCCCGCCTTCAGCGAGACCGCCGCACTGGCCGCCTCGCACCGGCGGGCCCCGTCGCGTGGAAGCGGGCCCTCGCGGACCGCCGGGGAGTGA
- a CDS encoding glycoside hydrolase family 18 protein encodes MRRSMLGRLAVAACSLSLLTAFAPAAAAQADGGHDRPYKKVGYFTQWGVYGRDFQVQDLEANGSAGKLTHINYAFGNISPQGRCFTGNVPGEADAWADYVRPLDAANSVDGVADTGEQPLAGNFNQLRELKARHPGLKVLISLGGWSWSTHFSDAALTPASRKAFVESCIDLYIKGNLPQDGARGGAGAAAGVFDGIDLDWEWPGSAGDTDTRYRPEDKQNFTALVKEFRTQLDAYARSQKKKTRYELSAFVPTAPAKIDAGFDVRRIMRDLDFVTLQGYDFHVSGEPRTAQQSALRARGDFSVDGTVDAWLRRGAPADKLVMGMPFYGQGWTGVSGGGDGMGQPATGPAPATWAAGYEDYKALKKLADSGTYTLHRDRRGGHAWLFDGTTLWTYDDPQVLRAKTGYIREHGLGGAMFWSLDADTADGELMTAVDRGLRGR; translated from the coding sequence ATGCGCCGCAGCATGCTCGGCAGGCTGGCCGTCGCCGCCTGCTCCCTCTCCCTGCTGACCGCCTTCGCGCCCGCCGCCGCCGCGCAGGCCGACGGTGGCCACGACCGTCCGTACAAGAAGGTCGGCTACTTCACCCAATGGGGTGTGTACGGACGGGACTTCCAGGTCCAGGACCTGGAGGCGAACGGCTCCGCCGGCAAGCTCACCCACATCAACTACGCCTTCGGCAACATCAGTCCGCAGGGCAGGTGCTTCACCGGGAACGTGCCCGGCGAGGCCGACGCCTGGGCCGACTACGTGCGCCCGCTCGACGCCGCGAACTCCGTCGACGGGGTGGCCGACACCGGCGAGCAGCCGCTCGCCGGCAACTTCAACCAGCTGCGCGAGCTCAAGGCCAGGCACCCCGGCCTCAAGGTGCTGATCTCGCTCGGCGGCTGGAGCTGGTCCACGCACTTCTCGGACGCCGCGCTCACCCCGGCCTCCCGCAAGGCCTTCGTCGAGTCCTGCATCGACCTGTACATCAAGGGCAACCTCCCGCAGGACGGCGCCCGCGGCGGCGCCGGGGCGGCCGCGGGCGTCTTCGACGGGATCGACCTCGACTGGGAGTGGCCCGGCTCCGCGGGGGACACGGACACGAGGTACCGGCCCGAGGACAAGCAGAACTTCACCGCGCTCGTGAAGGAGTTCCGCACGCAGCTCGACGCGTACGCGCGGAGCCAGAAGAAGAAGACCCGGTACGAGCTGAGCGCCTTCGTCCCGACCGCCCCCGCCAAGATCGACGCGGGCTTCGACGTCCGCCGGATCATGCGCGACCTCGATTTCGTGACCCTCCAGGGCTACGACTTCCACGTCTCCGGCGAGCCGAGGACCGCCCAGCAGTCCGCGCTCCGCGCTCGGGGCGACTTCAGCGTCGACGGCACGGTGGACGCCTGGCTCCGGCGCGGCGCGCCCGCGGACAAGCTCGTGATGGGCATGCCGTTCTACGGCCAGGGCTGGACCGGTGTCAGCGGCGGCGGGGACGGCATGGGGCAGCCCGCCACGGGCCCGGCACCGGCCACGTGGGCCGCCGGGTACGAGGACTACAAGGCACTGAAGAAGCTGGCCGACTCGGGCACCTACACGCTCCACCGGGACCGGCGCGGCGGCCACGCCTGGCTCTTCGACGGCACGACGCTGTGGACGTACGACGACCCCCAGGTGCTGCGGGCCAAGACCGGGTACATCCGCGAACACGGGCTCGGCGGTGCGATGTTCTGGTCGCTCGACGCGGACACCGCGGACGGCGAGCTGATGACGGCCGTCGACCGGGGCCTGCGCGGACGCTGA
- a CDS encoding PE-PGRS family protein produces the protein MGTDVRGRDDRWPDPDRGPQAGPGLRRAWFRGLSLNAAAPDAILIRLLDLDMAPYVLVRRDPSPAVVDAAVDHPDRRVRGRLAEVPASLRLSAAQWSRLVLGEAGGARRRLFLEAAALSGRGLTREAYETLAADPFGPVREELAGMPALPLPLRLALLADPLPQVRAAACGAAWRGLDDGARARLAADPAPAVRTAVTLARHEEAPLTAEFFEAVGDRHLLGSHRLEADLALRLCTDQDPRLRRILAGNPYLGPEPVRVLAADPDGDVRLAVSLRPELTEERRAAVPVDIDPRTMRRTVAWVEALHEDEEAMRRLAASAHLLLRSSVATARRLPPDVVALLARDEDRVVRLFLAERCDDAPADMLLEVWQWWNGSYSTPDRPYGHPNFPRRDLLRYAGDPHPRLRQLALDDPDSTAGLVERFSGDEDAEVRLRAATDPRLSPDALVRMLDDPDSGVRAMAARHPRMPVSVLVALLGDERTAQDAARNTALPVAVMERMTAPGT, from the coding sequence ATGGGGACAGACGTACGAGGACGCGACGACCGATGGCCGGACCCGGACCGGGGGCCGCAGGCCGGACCGGGCCTGCGGCGGGCCTGGTTCCGGGGACTGAGCCTCAACGCGGCCGCACCGGACGCCATCCTGATCCGTCTGCTGGACCTGGACATGGCCCCGTACGTCCTGGTGCGACGAGACCCCTCACCCGCCGTCGTCGACGCCGCCGTCGACCACCCGGACCGGCGCGTCCGCGGCAGGCTCGCCGAGGTCCCCGCATCGCTGCGGCTCTCCGCCGCCCAGTGGTCGCGGCTGGTGCTCGGCGAAGCCGGCGGTGCCCGGCGCCGGCTGTTCCTGGAGGCCGCGGCCCTGTCCGGGCGGGGGCTGACGCGGGAGGCGTACGAGACGCTGGCGGCGGACCCCTTCGGCCCGGTCCGGGAGGAACTGGCCGGGATGCCGGCCCTGCCCCTCCCGCTGCGCCTCGCCCTGCTGGCGGACCCGCTCCCGCAGGTGCGGGCCGCGGCGTGCGGGGCCGCCTGGCGCGGCCTCGACGACGGGGCCCGGGCCCGGCTGGCGGCCGATCCCGCCCCCGCCGTACGGACCGCCGTCACGCTCGCCCGGCACGAGGAGGCCCCGCTGACGGCCGAGTTCTTCGAAGCCGTCGGGGACCGCCACCTCCTCGGAAGCCACCGGCTGGAGGCGGACCTCGCCCTGCGGCTCTGCACGGACCAGGACCCCCGGCTGCGCCGGATCCTGGCCGGCAACCCCTACCTCGGGCCCGAACCGGTCCGCGTCCTCGCCGCCGACCCGGACGGTGACGTACGGCTCGCCGTGTCCCTGCGGCCCGAACTGACGGAGGAGCGGCGGGCCGCCGTACCGGTGGACATCGACCCCCGGACGATGCGGCGGACGGTCGCGTGGGTGGAGGCACTGCACGAGGACGAGGAAGCCATGCGCCGGCTCGCGGCATCCGCGCACCTCCTGCTGCGCAGCAGCGTCGCGACGGCCCGACGGCTGCCGCCGGACGTCGTGGCGCTGCTGGCCCGGGACGAGGACCGGGTCGTACGGCTCTTCCTCGCCGAGCGGTGCGACGACGCGCCGGCGGACATGCTGCTGGAGGTGTGGCAGTGGTGGAACGGGAGCTACTCCACCCCCGACCGGCCCTACGGCCACCCGAACTTCCCGCGGCGCGACCTGCTCCGCTACGCCGGCGACCCGCATCCGCGGCTGCGGCAGCTCGCCCTGGACGACCCGGACTCCACGGCCGGCCTGGTGGAACGGTTCAGCGGGGACGAGGACGCCGAGGTACGGCTGCGCGCCGCCACCGACCCCCGGCTGTCGCCGGACGCGCTGGTCCGGATGCTCGACGACCCGGACAGCGGGGTGCGCGCGATGGCGGCGCGGCATCCGCGGATGCCCGTCTCCGTCCTCGTCGCACTGCTCGGTGACGAGCGGACGGCGCAGGACGCGGCACGGAACACGGCACTGCCGGTGGCCGTCATGGAGCGGATGACGGCCCCGGGGACATGA
- a CDS encoding VOC family protein: MSVQLNHTIVHSRDNRESATFLAHVLDLEVGTEWGPFVPVETANGVTLDFATVPAESITVQHYAFLLSEEEFDAAFEKIRSAGVPYFADPHGRHPGEINHNDGGRGVYFTDPSGHGMEIITRPYGYQEPGSE; encoded by the coding sequence ATGTCCGTCCAGCTGAACCACACGATCGTCCACTCCCGTGACAACCGGGAGTCCGCCACCTTCCTGGCACACGTCCTCGACCTGGAGGTCGGGACCGAGTGGGGACCCTTCGTCCCCGTCGAGACCGCGAACGGCGTCACCCTGGACTTCGCCACCGTCCCCGCCGAGTCGATCACCGTGCAGCACTACGCGTTCCTCCTCTCCGAGGAGGAGTTCGACGCGGCGTTCGAGAAGATCCGGTCGGCCGGGGTCCCGTACTTCGCCGACCCGCACGGGCGGCACCCCGGCGAGATCAACCACAACGACGGGGGCCGCGGGGTGTACTTCACGGACCCGAGCGGCCACGGGATGGAGATCATCACCCGCCCGTACGGCTACCAGGAGCCGGGCTCCGAGTAG
- a CDS encoding N,N-dimethylformamidase beta subunit family domain-containing protein — translation MHQMYSAGPADGEDAGRRRFLAIATGAATAAGLGALAGCGNGDGAGGSASGPRSAAASESPAPDGKPPAAAPGLDVKAENARPGHADWPVGKAGPARAVEGFADKVSVLPGESFGLYVSTTAPRFTVSAYRMGWYGGARARLVWRSEALPGARQPEPTVDAGTRMVRTRWTRTTTVETKDWPEGSYLLRLDAQGGEGRRFVPVTVRSATTAGRTVVVNAVATWQAYNRWGGHSTYDGPSGGFASRSLAVSFDRPYDYDDGAGLFLVYEAPLIALAERLGIPLAYATTTDVAREKRLLEGAAAVLSLGHDEYWSPEQRAHVTAARDAGTNLAVLGANCCYRRIRLEPSDLGPDRTLVCYKSSYEQDPGFRRGHPATVDFRSAPGADPESSLLGVIYDGYPVDAPYVVTHPEHWLFEGTGAKAGDRFEHLVGVEYDKVDTGFPTPRPIEILAHSPVVCEGRPSHQDTAYYTAASGAGVFATGTMRWVEALDATGDGRSGRNHGLDARSGALTTRVTENLLRAFAAGPAGRTHPAQDNVKAVYGSS, via the coding sequence ATGCATCAGATGTACTCGGCCGGGCCCGCGGACGGCGAAGACGCGGGCAGGCGGCGGTTCCTCGCGATCGCGACGGGGGCGGCCACCGCCGCGGGGCTCGGCGCCCTGGCCGGCTGCGGGAACGGCGACGGCGCGGGCGGATCCGCTTCGGGGCCCCGGTCCGCGGCGGCGTCGGAGTCCCCCGCTCCGGACGGGAAGCCGCCGGCGGCGGCGCCGGGGCTCGACGTCAAGGCCGAGAACGCCCGCCCGGGCCATGCGGACTGGCCGGTGGGCAAGGCCGGTCCGGCGCGGGCCGTCGAGGGGTTCGCGGACAAGGTGAGCGTCCTGCCCGGCGAGTCCTTCGGGCTGTACGTGTCGACGACCGCACCCCGGTTCACCGTCTCCGCCTACCGGATGGGCTGGTACGGCGGGGCCCGGGCGCGGCTGGTGTGGCGCTCCGAGGCCCTGCCCGGGGCCCGGCAGCCGGAGCCCACGGTGGACGCCGGGACCAGGATGGTCCGCACGCGGTGGACCCGTACCACCACGGTCGAGACGAAGGACTGGCCGGAGGGCAGCTACCTGCTGCGGCTGGACGCACAGGGCGGCGAGGGCCGGCGGTTCGTTCCGGTCACCGTCCGGTCCGCGACGACCGCCGGCCGCACCGTCGTGGTCAACGCGGTGGCCACCTGGCAGGCGTACAACCGGTGGGGCGGCCACAGCACCTACGACGGCCCGAGCGGCGGCTTCGCCTCCCGCTCCCTCGCCGTGAGCTTCGACCGGCCGTACGACTACGACGACGGCGCGGGCCTGTTCCTGGTGTACGAGGCTCCGCTGATCGCGCTGGCCGAGCGGCTGGGCATACCCCTCGCCTATGCGACCACCACCGACGTGGCACGGGAGAAGCGGCTGCTGGAGGGGGCGGCGGCGGTGCTCTCCCTGGGGCACGACGAGTACTGGTCGCCGGAGCAGCGGGCCCATGTCACGGCCGCCCGCGACGCCGGTACCAACCTCGCGGTCCTCGGAGCGAACTGCTGCTACCGCCGGATCCGGCTGGAGCCCTCCGACCTCGGGCCGGACCGCACGCTGGTCTGCTACAAGTCGTCCTACGAGCAGGACCCCGGGTTCAGGCGCGGCCATCCCGCGACGGTGGACTTCCGCTCCGCGCCCGGCGCGGACCCGGAGAGCTCGCTGCTCGGCGTGATCTACGACGGCTATCCGGTGGACGCCCCGTACGTGGTCACCCACCCGGAGCACTGGCTCTTCGAGGGCACCGGCGCGAAGGCGGGCGACCGCTTCGAGCACCTGGTCGGCGTCGAGTACGACAAGGTCGACACCGGATTCCCGACGCCCCGGCCGATCGAGATCCTGGCCCACTCCCCCGTCGTGTGCGAGGGCCGGCCGAGCCACCAGGACACGGCCTACTACACGGCGGCGAGCGGGGCGGGGGTGTTCGCGACCGGCACGATGCGCTGGGTGGAGGCCCTGGACGCGACCGGCGACGGCCGCAGCGGACGCAACCACGGGCTCGACGCCCGTTCGGGGGCGCTGACCACCCGGGTGACGGAGAACCTCCTGCGGGCGTTCGCGGCGGGTCCGGCCGGCCGGACCCACCCGGCGCAGGACAACGTCAAGGCGGTGTACGGGAGTTCCTGA
- a CDS encoding SCO6745 family protein encodes MTYASTHRPCTVRQLWQLLEPVHAVVYFAPEAYEEAGALGYATDDRWPMYFAYRAAPLGPAPAGLVTSLFYSLSPRMVDHYLAGSWRTAEPARVLAARAVAADRSLHAVLGERAASPDLAEAARLARRAAEAAGTGGRPLAAANAALPWPTAPHAVLWHAATILREHRGDGHIAALQAHHLDPVESLVLQSGVGAAPAEWFESRRWSAGEWDAARERLASRGLLAEDGAATEAGWALRTAVEKLTDELASEPWSALTPQDVARLADLLLPPVLDIVGAGILPAQSTLGIGVKYDYED; translated from the coding sequence ATGACGTACGCCAGCACACACCGACCGTGCACCGTACGGCAGTTGTGGCAACTGCTCGAACCCGTGCACGCCGTCGTCTACTTCGCCCCCGAGGCCTACGAGGAGGCAGGCGCGCTCGGCTACGCCACCGACGACCGGTGGCCGATGTACTTCGCCTACCGCGCCGCACCGCTGGGCCCGGCCCCGGCGGGGCTCGTCACCTCCCTCTTCTACAGCCTCAGCCCCCGCATGGTGGACCACTACCTCGCCGGGTCCTGGCGCACCGCGGAGCCGGCCCGGGTCCTCGCGGCGCGCGCCGTCGCCGCCGACCGCTCCCTGCACGCCGTGCTCGGCGAGCGCGCCGCCTCCCCGGACCTCGCCGAGGCCGCCCGCCTCGCCCGGCGCGCCGCCGAGGCCGCCGGCACCGGCGGGCGCCCGCTGGCCGCCGCCAACGCCGCCCTGCCCTGGCCGACCGCACCGCACGCCGTGCTCTGGCACGCGGCGACGATCCTGCGCGAGCACCGCGGGGACGGCCACATCGCCGCCCTCCAGGCCCACCACCTCGACCCGGTCGAGTCCCTGGTCCTGCAGTCAGGTGTCGGAGCCGCCCCGGCGGAGTGGTTCGAGAGCCGCCGCTGGTCCGCCGGCGAGTGGGACGCCGCGCGCGAGCGGCTCGCCTCCCGGGGCCTGCTGGCCGAGGACGGCGCGGCCACCGAAGCCGGCTGGGCGCTGCGCACCGCCGTCGAGAAGCTCACCGACGAACTCGCCTCGGAGCCGTGGTCGGCGCTGACCCCGCAGGACGTGGCACGCCTCGCGGACCTGCTCCTCCCGCCGGTCCTCGACATCGTCGGCGCCGGGATCCTGCCGGCCCAGAGCACCCTGGGCATCGGCGTGAAGTACGACTACGAGGACTGA
- the galT gene encoding galactose-1-phosphate uridylyltransferase: protein MKRTSTRLADGREIIYYDTGDGAVRAFPDTRPLDATATASGSEVRRDPLLGDRVVIASHRQGRTYHPPADACPLCPSTKGRASEIPAPDYEVAVFENRFPSLAGDTGRCEVICFTPDHRTSFAELDEERAALVLAAWSDRTAELSAHEGVRQVYCFENRGTEIGVTLAHPHGQIYAFPFVTPRTTRMLAAVAAHRERTGGNLFEEVLAAERAEGTRVVLETEHWTAFVPYAARWPYEVHLYPRHRVPDLPALGAAARAEFPGVYLELLRRFDRLFDRPGPTPYISAWHQAPAGEGRADFALHLELFTVRRTADKLKYLAGTESGMEAYMNDVRPEEAAARLREVASA, encoded by the coding sequence GTGAAGCGCACGAGCACCCGCCTCGCCGACGGCCGCGAGATCATCTACTACGACACCGGCGACGGCGCCGTCCGCGCCTTCCCCGACACGCGTCCGCTCGACGCGACCGCCACCGCGAGCGGCTCCGAGGTACGGCGCGATCCGCTGCTCGGCGACCGGGTCGTCATCGCCTCCCACCGGCAGGGCCGCACCTATCATCCGCCCGCCGACGCCTGCCCGCTGTGCCCCTCCACGAAGGGACGCGCGAGCGAGATCCCGGCCCCCGACTACGAGGTGGCCGTCTTCGAGAACCGCTTCCCCTCCCTCGCCGGCGACACCGGCCGCTGCGAGGTCATCTGCTTCACCCCCGACCATCGGACCTCCTTCGCCGAGCTGGACGAGGAGCGCGCCGCGCTGGTCCTCGCCGCCTGGAGCGACCGCACCGCCGAACTCTCCGCCCACGAGGGCGTGCGGCAGGTCTACTGCTTCGAGAACCGCGGCACCGAGATCGGCGTCACCCTCGCGCATCCGCACGGCCAGATCTACGCCTTCCCCTTCGTCACCCCGCGCACCACGCGGATGCTCGCCGCGGTCGCGGCCCACCGCGAGCGCACCGGCGGGAACCTCTTCGAGGAGGTCCTGGCCGCCGAGCGCGCCGAAGGCACCCGCGTCGTCCTGGAGACGGAGCACTGGACCGCATTCGTGCCCTACGCGGCGCGCTGGCCGTACGAGGTCCACCTCTACCCGCGCCACCGCGTCCCCGACCTGCCCGCGCTCGGCGCCGCGGCCCGCGCCGAGTTCCCCGGGGTCTACCTGGAGCTGCTGCGCCGGTTCGACCGGCTCTTCGACCGGCCCGGGCCGACCCCGTACATCTCCGCCTGGCACCAGGCCCCGGCGGGCGAGGGCCGGGCCGACTTCGCGCTCCACCTGGAGCTCTTCACGGTCCGCCGGACCGCCGACAAGCTGAAGTACCTGGCCGGGACCGAGTCCGGCATGGAGGCCTACATGAACGACGTCCGGCCCGAGGAAGCGGCCGCGCGGCTGCGGGAGGTGGCGAGCGCGTGA
- the galK gene encoding galactokinase, producing the protein MSGSAQDRFHRLYGYPPEGVWAAPGRVNLIGEHTDYNDGFVLPFALPQRTEVAAARRTDRTLRVHSDAAPSGVVTLDLSGLDPARPPQGAASWAAYPAGVAWALLDAGLPVGGADLHVRSDVPAGAGLSSSAALEVATALALTDLYGIPLTRTELAALARRAENAYVGVPCGIMDQTASACATAGHALHLDTRSLRQRHIPFDCAAAGLRLLVIDTRVKHALADGAYSRRRASCHRAAGALGLPALRDLPYEELEQALDRLEDPVARKRVRHVVTEDQRVLHVGELLLAGRLRETGPLLTESHRSLRDDYEVSCPELDLAVATADAAGAYGSRMTGGGFGGSALSLIDADAERSVTRAVTDAFRRADLTPPRIMTASPSPGATRLV; encoded by the coding sequence GTGAGCGGGTCGGCACAGGACCGTTTCCACCGGCTGTACGGATATCCGCCCGAGGGGGTCTGGGCGGCCCCGGGCCGGGTCAACCTGATCGGCGAACACACCGACTACAACGACGGCTTCGTCCTGCCGTTCGCGCTCCCGCAGCGCACCGAGGTCGCCGCGGCCCGGCGTACCGACCGCACCCTGCGGGTCCATTCGGACGCCGCCCCCTCCGGCGTGGTCACACTCGACCTCTCCGGTCTCGATCCGGCGCGCCCTCCGCAGGGCGCCGCGAGCTGGGCCGCCTACCCCGCCGGGGTCGCCTGGGCCCTGCTGGACGCCGGGCTCCCGGTCGGCGGCGCCGACCTGCACGTACGGTCCGACGTACCGGCCGGCGCCGGCCTGTCCTCCTCCGCCGCCCTGGAGGTGGCCACCGCGCTGGCCCTCACCGACCTGTACGGGATCCCGCTCACCCGCACCGAACTGGCCGCGCTGGCCCGGCGCGCCGAGAACGCGTACGTCGGCGTCCCCTGCGGGATCATGGACCAGACGGCCTCGGCCTGCGCGACCGCGGGACACGCCCTCCACCTGGACACCCGCAGCCTCCGGCAGCGCCACATCCCCTTCGACTGCGCGGCGGCCGGCCTGCGCCTACTGGTCATCGACACCCGGGTCAAACACGCCCTCGCCGACGGGGCCTACAGCCGGCGCCGCGCCTCCTGCCACCGCGCCGCCGGGGCACTGGGCCTGCCGGCCCTGCGCGACCTCCCGTACGAGGAGCTGGAGCAGGCCCTGGACCGCCTGGAGGACCCGGTGGCGCGCAAGCGCGTCCGGCACGTCGTCACCGAGGACCAAAGGGTCCTGCACGTCGGGGAACTGCTGCTCGCGGGACGGCTGCGCGAGACGGGCCCGCTGCTGACGGAAAGCCACCGCTCGCTGCGCGACGACTACGAGGTGTCCTGCCCGGAGCTGGACCTGGCGGTCGCCACGGCGGACGCGGCGGGTGCGTACGGCTCGCGCATGACGGGCGGCGGCTTCGGCGGTTCGGCACTGTCCCTGATCGACGCGGACGCCGAGCGGTCGGTGACGCGGGCGGTGACGGACGCCTTCCGCCGCGCGGACCTCACGCCACCGCGCATCATGACGGCATCCCCCTCACCGGGCGCCACCCGCCTCGTCTAG
- a CDS encoding aldo/keto reductase — MRYLPLGSSGLQVSAVGLGCNNFGGRLDAQATRAVVDAALDAGITLLDTADIYGGAGGSEVHLGQALKGRRDQVVLATKFGYDGVDMKYGPAAGSRGGRAYVRRAVEESLRRLDTDHIDLFQLHSPDPATPMAETLAALTELVAEGKVRYIGHSNLSGWQLAEAAHLARETGSVPFVSAQNEWSLLERSAERELVPAALHYGVGVLPYFPLANGLLTGKIRRGAPVPAGSRLEGRDAYLTEERLDVVEALAVLAGQHDRTVLELAIGWLSAQPGCASVIAGATSAEQVRANAAVADRPLDAELLAAIDAIPGARGPE, encoded by the coding sequence ATGCGCTATCTCCCCCTGGGCAGTTCCGGACTGCAGGTCTCCGCCGTGGGTCTCGGCTGCAACAACTTCGGCGGCCGGCTGGACGCCCAGGCGACCCGTGCCGTCGTCGACGCCGCCCTGGACGCGGGCATCACCCTCCTGGACACCGCCGACATCTACGGCGGCGCCGGCGGCTCCGAGGTCCACCTCGGGCAGGCCCTCAAGGGCCGCCGCGACCAGGTCGTCCTCGCCACCAAGTTCGGCTACGACGGCGTGGACATGAAGTACGGGCCCGCCGCCGGATCGCGCGGCGGCCGCGCCTACGTCCGGCGGGCCGTGGAGGAGTCCCTGCGCCGCCTCGACACCGACCACATCGACCTCTTCCAGCTGCACAGCCCCGACCCGGCCACCCCGATGGCCGAGACCCTGGCCGCGCTCACCGAGCTCGTGGCCGAGGGCAAGGTCCGCTACATCGGCCACTCCAACCTCTCCGGCTGGCAGCTCGCGGAAGCCGCCCACCTCGCCCGCGAGACCGGCTCGGTCCCCTTCGTGTCGGCGCAGAACGAGTGGTCACTGCTGGAGCGTTCGGCCGAGCGCGAGCTGGTCCCGGCCGCCCTCCACTACGGCGTCGGCGTGCTCCCGTACTTCCCGCTCGCCAACGGCCTGCTGACCGGCAAGATCCGCAGGGGTGCGCCCGTACCGGCCGGTTCCCGGCTCGAAGGCCGCGACGCGTACCTGACCGAGGAACGCCTCGACGTCGTCGAAGCGCTGGCCGTGCTCGCCGGGCAGCACGACCGGACCGTCCTCGAACTCGCCATCGGCTGGCTCTCCGCGCAGCCCGGCTGCGCCTCCGTCATCGCGGGAGCCACCTCCGCCGAGCAGGTACGCGCCAACGCGGCCGTCGCCGACCGTCCGCTGGACGCCGAGCTGCTCGCCGCGATCGACGCGATCCCGGGGGCGCGGGGGCCCGAGTGA